Below is a genomic region from Amycolatopsis sp. 195334CR.
AGGGTGGTGGTGGCAGACCCAGGTCGACCGAGCACTGCCACCGGAGGCGCGCGGGACGCACGCTGGGGCCATGAGATTCGACGGCAAGATCGCACTGGTGACCGGCGGCAGCGCGGGCATCGGGCTGGCCACCGCGCGGCGGTTGCGCGGCGAGGGCGCGACGGTGGTGATCACCGGCCGCGACCAGGCCCGCCTGGACACCGCGGCCGATGCGCTCGGGGACGTGCTCGCGGTCCGCGGTGACGCCGCCCGCCCCGACGAGCTCGACGCGCTGATGAGCACGATCCGCGACCGGTTCGGCGGGCTGGACGTGGTGTTCGCGAACGCGGGCGCCGCCGCGTTCCGGCCGAACGCCGAGATCACCGAGGCCGAGTTCGACCGGGTCGCGGACAGCAACTTCAAGGCCGCCTTCTTCACCGTGCAGAAGGCGGTGCCGCTGGTGCGGGGGCCGGCGTCGATCGTGCTCAACGCGTCGTGGGCGGTGCACCGCGGGGTACCCGGCTCGGCGGTCTACGCCGCGGCGAAGGCGGCCGCGCACAACCTCGCGCGGACCTACGCGGCGGAACTGGCAGGCACCGGGATCCGGGTGAACTCGGTGAGCCCCGGGTACATCGCGACCGGTTCGTTCCGGGAGAACGTCTCCGCCGAAGCACGGGCGGTGGCCGCCGCCGCGGTGGCCACCGGCAGGCTCGGCACACCCGAGGACGTCGCCGCCGTGGTCGCGTTCCTCGCGTCGGAGGACGCCGCCTACGTCAATGGCCAGGACCTGCCCGTCGACGGCGGGCTGATCGCCGTGAGCCCCGCGCCCATGCTCTGACCTGCGAGGATCGGCGTTACATCAAAATTTCATCACGGCGCCCTAGCGTCGCACCATCAGCACAAGTGCAGATGGAAGACGGGAAATGACCGACAACTCGGGTGACGGAACGCTGATCGACCAGGCCTCCGACGGGGTGCAGGACCTGGCCGCGGCCGCCACCGCCGGACTCGAGCAGGCCGGACCGGCCGGGGCGCTGGCCCAGCCGGTGGTGGATCTGCTGCGCAACGTGTGGGAGGGCTACTTCGGCTCGCCGATCCCGCCCGACGGCACGAACTGGAACGCCTACACCCACGAAGAGCTGTACCGGATGCTCTGGGACAACGCCGACGTCGGCGAGGTCAGCTCGATGGCGGCCGAGTGGGGGCGGCACGGCAGCGAGATGTCCGACCAGGGCGAGGAACTGCACACGCGGCGCGGGGCGCTGCAGTCGAACTGGAGCGGGGGCGCGGCCGAGCTGGCCACCACCCGGCTTGGCGAGATGGGGGACAAGAGCTCCGACATCGGCTCGCGGGCGAACACCGTGCAGGGTGCCACGCAGGACGCGGGCGACGCGCTCGCCGTCGCGCGCAACACCATGCCGCCGCCCGCGGACGACCCGCTCGGCGCCGGGGTGGCCGGAGCGGCCGCCGGGGCCGGGGCGGGCGCGGCCATCGGGGCGATCGTCGGATCGGGCGCCGGTGGGGTGGGCGCCGGTCCGGGTGCGCTGATGGGCGCGGCGATCGGCGCGGTGGCCGCGGGCGGGGCGAGCTACTTCGTGGCCAGCGCGGCGGCGGCCGAGCAGAAGGCGCAGGCGGTGCACGTGATGCAGCGCTACGAATCGAGCCTCAACGGCAGCAGCCAGCAGCTCAGCCCTGGTGCGGCGGCGCCGTCGGGCGGGGTGAACAGCGGGACCACCGCATCCGGTTTCGCCGGGACGGCGGCCGGGATGCCCGGCACCGCGACCGGCAGCGGCGGGCTGGCGTGGAGCCAGCTGGTCGGCTCCGGACCGCTGGACGCCGGTAACTCCAGTGGCGGCGGCGCGCTCGCCCGCGGCATGGCGGGCCGCGGCTCGATGGGCGGGCTGATGGGCGGCCGCGGCGCGAACGCCGGCGGCATGCTGCCCGGCGCCGGGGGCGCGCGGGGCGAGGGCGCCGAGGACGAGGTGCACGTCAACCGCCTGCCGACGATCGACCAGCGCCTCTTCCACGTCGAGGACAAGACCAGCAGCCCGGTCATCGGGCTCTAGCCAAGGGGAGAAAACGTGACTTCGGGGGCGACCCAGGGCGGCTTCCAGGTCGAGCCGCGGGAACTGTCCGCGCAGGTGGCTGCGCTGGCCAAGCTCGGCGACCGCACCACCGGCCTGGTGTCATCGGCGAACCGGCTGGCCGAGCAGCTGCCGCGGCTGGGCACCGCACCGCCCGCGCTGCACCTGGCGAGGCGGCTGCGCGAGGCGGCGGGACAGAGCGGCCTCTCCGGTGAAGTCACCGCGGCCGACGGGAAGCTGAACGACTACCACCGCGCGCTGCACGCGACGGTCAACCGGTACACCGACGCCGAAGCCGACCACACCAGGGCGCTGCGATCGGCCGAGCACACCGAGGGCGCGGGCGCATGACGGCGGTGGCCGAACCGGACACCGTCCACTTCGGACTCGTCGAGCTGGACCTGCTCGCCGCGCACGCCGGGGTGCCGGTGCCGTTCCCGCTCCGGGTGCCGTCTTTCGGGCGGCTCGCCGGGGAACGCGACGTGCTGCTCGCCACCGCGGGGGAGGCGCTGGCGCTGCGCGGGCTGGCCGACGACCGCGGCCCGGTCGGGGTGGCGGCGGAGGTGGTCACCGCGTTGCGCGAGCAGCGCGGCACCCTCGACCTGGTGCTGGCCGGGGAAACCGGCACCACCGCGGTCGCCGCGCTGGTCTACCGGTCCTCCGTGCTGGTGTTCCGCCAGGAACCCGGGGACACGCGGCGGCTCGGGGTGCGGCGGTTCGCCGACGCCGCGCTGGTCGCCGAACTGCTGAAGCTGGTGCCCGACCTGGCCGCGCCGGTGACCATGCCGATCACGCTGCCCGCGTCGGCGGTGACCGCGGTGACCGGGCTGCCGGCGGAAATCGGCGAGCAGGAGATGCGGGAGCTGTTCCGCGACCACGGTGCCGACCCGGCCGCGCTGGACAACCTGGTCGGCCTGCTGGTGCCGCTGACCGGGCGGGGGCAGCTCGGCGCCACCCGCGCCGGGCGGCGCACCGGGCCGGAACTGTCCTGGTTGGACGGTCCGAAGGGCAGGGTCAGGGTGGACCCGGCCGCGGACGGCTGGCTGAGCGTGAACCCGCTGCGGCGGGCCGCGGTGCGGTCGGCGCTCGAAGAACTGGCGACGATCGTGCGGAGTCCGCGATGAGCGAAGGGAACACCATGGATCCGGCCCGGTGGCTGGCCGACTACCAGTCCGACCTGGAGCGGCTCGACGCCACGGCGCGAGCGGTGGAATCGAACCTGCGGCAGGTCGGCGGCGCCGCGAGCTCACCACGCGGTGAGGTGTCGGTCTCGGTCGGGGTCAGCGGCGCGCTGGAGGGCCTGCGGCTGACCGCGGCCGCCCGCTCGCTCGACGCCGACCAGCTCGCGCAGCTCATCCTGGCCACCGCGCGGGAGGCGCAGCGGGTGGCGGGCGCGCAGGTCGTGGAGATCATGACCGAGTACACCGGCGAGGGCCCGGCGCTGGACCTCATCCGGCGGAACCTGGCCGCCGCCGAGGAACCCGCCGGTACGCCCGCGCCGGTCGATGACGACGACTACTTCTTCTCGACCCCACCGGAGATCTCCCGATGAACCCCGTGCTGGTCGACCCCGACCGCATCCGCGCGCACGCGAGCACAGCGGACGGGGTGGCCGCCGAGGTGTCGACCGTCGCCGCGGCCCTGCCCGGCGGTCTGGACAGCGCCGCGTTCGGCACCTTCACCCAGTTCCTCACCGAGGGACTGCGGGAGGTGCTCGACCGGACCGCCGGCGCGATCTCGCACGCCTCGGCCGCGGTGGACAGCATGAGCACCCGGCTCGGCCAGGCGGCGGACGGCTACCAGAGCACCGACGGCGACGGCGTGACCCGGGTGCGCGCGGCGGAGAACTGACCGGTGACCGCGGTCGCCGGTGTCGGACGGGCTTCGGCTGGGTGCTGGAGTTCGTCTCGTTCCCGGAGGAGCCGTTGACCACGTTTCCTCGGCGGCCGCGGCATATCGCGAGGCGAGTGTCGCGGAAACCGAGGACTGGAGCGGTTCCGGTGGTGCCGACTACCGATCGTCGGCAGCGCAGCTGGCCGACGGCATCGAGGCCGCCGCGCAGGCGAGCACGGCGGCCTCGGGTGGCGCGAGCGCGGCCGCCGCGATCCCGCAGGTGGTGCGGGTCGCCGTCGAGTACGGCGGGAGGATCGCCGAGAAGATGGGCGTGCTGCTGTCCAGCGCGGCGAACCTGCTGAAGCTGGTGCACGGCGCGGTCGCCGCGCTGGACGTCCTGGACGAGGCGCTGTCGAGCCTGGAAGGCCCGCGCGTCTAGCGGACCTTCCGGAAGAACACGCGCACGTCGTCGACCAGTGCGGCCGGGGCCTCCATGGCGAGGAAGTGCCCGCCGTGCCCGAGATCGGTCCAGTGCACGATGTGGTGGTCGCGCTCGGCCCAGCGCCGGATGGTGACGTCGTGCGCGGACACCAGGACACCCGTGGGCACCCGCGGCGCCGGTTCGGCGGTCCACTCACCCGAGCCGCCGCTCCAGTCCTGTGCCGCCAGCTCCTCGTAGTAGATCTGCGCGGCCGAGCCCGCGGTACCGGTGAACCAGTACAGCGAGATGGTGGCGAGCATGCGGTCGCGGTCCACGCACTCCTCCGGCAGCGCCTCCTCGGGCATGGTCAGTTCCTTGAACTTCTCCACGATCCACGCGAGCTGACCGGCGGGCGAGTCGTGCAGGCCGTAGGCCACCGTCTGCGGGCGCTTGGAGTTGCACTGCAGGTAGCCGTCGTTGAACTCCTGCATCGCCTGCCAGCGGCGCTGATCGGCCTCGGGCAGGTCGTCCAGTTCGCCCTCGGCGCCGATCGGGAAGGCGATCATCGCGTTGAGGTGGACCCCGATGACGTGCTCCGGATCCTGCTTGCCGATCTCCGGGCCCACCCACGAACCGGTGTCGTAGCCCTGCACGCCGTAGCGCTCATACCCGAGCGCGGCCATCAACGGCGGGAACAGGCTCGCCATCTTCGCCGCGTTCATGCCCGGCCCGGCCAGCGGGGTGGAGAAGCCGAACCCCGGCAGCGACGGGATCACCAGGTGGAAGGCGTCGGCCGGATCGCCGCCGTGGGCCCGCGGGTCCGACAGCGGGCCGATGACGTCGAGGAAGTCGGTCACCCCGCCGGGCCAGCCGTGCAGCAGGACCAGGGGAGTGGCGTCCGGTTCCGGCGAGCGCACGTGCAGGAAGTGCAGGCGCTGGCCGTCGATGGTGGTGACGAACTGGGGGTGCGCGTTGAGCGCGGCTTCCTGCGCCCGCCAGTCGAAACCGGTGCGCCAGTACTCGGCGAGGTCGGTCAGGTAGGCGACGGGCACGCCGCGGCTCCAGCCGACGCCGGGCAGTTCGGCGGGCCAGCGGGTGGCGGCCAGCCGTGCGGCGAGGTCGTCCAGCCGGTCCTGCGGGATGTCGATCGAGAAGGGGTGGATCTCCGGTGTCATGGGAACCACGCTAGGACCCGGTTAGGACAGCTCCGGTCCTAACGATCGGGCAGAATGGAACTCATGCTGGAGACCTCGGCACGGCTGCTGAAACTCCTGTCGCTGCTGCAGGCGCACCGCGACTGGCGGGGCACGGACCTGGCCGAACGCCTCGGCGTCTCCACCAGGACCGTGCGGCGGGACGTGGAACGCCTGCGTGAACTCGGGTATCCGGTGCACGCGCTCCAGGGCACGCCCGGGTACCGGCTCGGCGCGGGCGCGGCCCTGCCACCGCTGCTGCTCGACGACGACGAAGCTGTCGCGGTGGCCGTCGGGTTGCGTACCGCCACCAGCAGTTCGGTCAACGGCATCGAGGAGACGGCCTTGCGCGCGCTCACCAAACTGGAGCAGGTGCTGCCCGCGCGCCTGCGCCACCGGGTGAACACGGTGCAGACCGCGACCGTGCGGGCCGGGGTGGCGCCCGGACCGCGGGTTTCGGCGGACGCGCTGATGACCATCGCCGACGCGTGCCGCCGCCACGAGCGGCTGCGCTTCGACTACACCAGCGCGCGCGGCAGCGCGTCCCGCCGGAACGCCGAGCCGTACAGCCTGGTCAACTTCGGCAGGCACTGGTACCTGGTCGCCTTCGACGTCGACCGCGAAGACTGGCGCACCTTCCGGGTCGACCGGCTCGTCCCGAAAACGCCGGGCGGCCCCCGGTTCACCCCGCGCGAACTGCCCTATGAGGACGTCGCGACCTACCTGTCGCACCAGCTTTCCGCGCGAGCTTGGCCCTGCCAGGCGACGGTCACCCTGCACGAGTCCGCCGACGCCGTGGCGGACCGGGTCTGGCCGGGCATGGGCGCGCTCGAAGCCGTCGACGAGCGGAGCTGCCTGCTGCACCTCGGCGCCGAGACGGTGCCGGACCTGGTCTGGATGATCACCTCGGTGCACGCCGACTTCACCCTGGTCAGCGGACCGCCCGAGCTGGCGGTCGAGTTCCGGCGGCAGGCCGGGCGCTGCCTGTCCGCGCTCGCGTCAGTCGAGCCCGAGGTGTGAGCGCAGCGTGCTGCCCGCGTACTCGGTGCGGAACACGCCCCACTCCTGCAGGATCGGCACCACGGTGCGGGCGAACCCGTCCAGCCCGCCCGGCGTGAGGTGCGGGACGAGGATGAAGCCGTCGGCCGCGTCGCGCTGGGTCAGGTCGTTGATGGACCGCGCGACGGTCTCGGGCGCGCCGACGAACGTCTGCCGCGAGCTGACCTCGATCATCAGGTCGCGGATGGACAGCTTCTTCGCCTCGGCCAGCGCCCGCCATTCCTTCGCGGTGGCCAGCGGATCGCGGTGCATGCGCACGCTCGCGCGGCCGCGGGCCACGGTGTGCTCGCCGACCAGCGGGTCGACCTCGGGCAGCGGGCCGTCCGGGTCGTAGGCGCTCAGGTCGCGGTTCCACACCTGCTCCAGCAGCTTGATCGCGGTCTGCCCGCTGACCTGCCGGCGCCGCACGACCGCGGCCTGCTCGAGCGCGTCCGCGTCGGTGTCACCGAGCACGAAGGTGGCCGCGGGCAGCACCTTGAGCTGGCCGGGCTCCCGGCCGTACTTGGCGAGCCTGCCTTTGACGTCGGCGTAGAACTTCTGGCCCGCTTCCAGGGTTCCGTGGCGGGAGAAGATGGCGTCGGCGGTGGCCGCGGCGAATTCGCGGCCCTCGTCGGAATCCCCGGCCTGGAAGATCACCGGGCTGCCCTGCGGGCTGCGTGGCACGGTGAAGTGGCCGGAGAGGGCGAAGTGCTCGTCGTGGTGGTCGAACGCACCGGCGCCGGGTTCGGCGAGGAAGCGCCCGGTTTCCTTGTCCGCCAGGATTTCGTCACCGCGCCAGGAGTCGAACAGCAGCCACGTGGTGCGCAGGAACCGCTCGGCGCGGCTGTAGCGGTCGGCTTCGGCGAGGAAGCCGCCGCGCCGGAAGTTCTCGCCGGTGAACGCGTCCCACGAGGTCACCACGTTCCACGCGGCCCGGCCGCCGGAGAGGTGGTCGAGCGTGGCGAACTGCCGGGCCACCTCGTAGGGCTCGTTGAAGGTGGAGTTGATCGTGCCGGCCAGGCCGAGCCGGTCGGTCACCCCGGACAGCGCGGCGAGCACGGCGAAGGTGTCCGGCCTGCCGACTACGTCGAGGTCGTAGATCCGGCCGTTCTGCTCACGCAACCGCAGTCCTTCGGCGAGGAAGAGGAAGTCGAACTTCGCGTCCTCCGCGGTCCTGGCGAACCGGCGGAACGAGTCGAACTCGATGTGGCTGCCCGCCTCGGGATCGCTCCACACGGTGGTGTTGTTGACGCCGGGGAAGTGCGCGGCGAGGTGGATCTGCTTGGTCGAGTTGGTCACTGCGTCTCCGTGGCGTAGCGGCTGGCAGGGCGGGTCAGGCCCAGGCGGTCC
It encodes:
- a CDS encoding SDR family NAD(P)-dependent oxidoreductase — translated: MRFDGKIALVTGGSAGIGLATARRLRGEGATVVITGRDQARLDTAADALGDVLAVRGDAARPDELDALMSTIRDRFGGLDVVFANAGAAAFRPNAEITEAEFDRVADSNFKAAFFTVQKAVPLVRGPASIVLNASWAVHRGVPGSAVYAAAKAAAHNLARTYAAELAGTGIRVNSVSPGYIATGSFRENVSAEARAVAAAAVATGRLGTPEDVAAVVAFLASEDAAYVNGQDLPVDGGLIAVSPAPML
- a CDS encoding WXG100 family type VII secretion target; translated protein: MTDNSGDGTLIDQASDGVQDLAAAATAGLEQAGPAGALAQPVVDLLRNVWEGYFGSPIPPDGTNWNAYTHEELYRMLWDNADVGEVSSMAAEWGRHGSEMSDQGEELHTRRGALQSNWSGGAAELATTRLGEMGDKSSDIGSRANTVQGATQDAGDALAVARNTMPPPADDPLGAGVAGAAAGAGAGAAIGAIVGSGAGGVGAGPGALMGAAIGAVAAGGASYFVASAAAAEQKAQAVHVMQRYESSLNGSSQQLSPGAAAPSGGVNSGTTASGFAGTAAGMPGTATGSGGLAWSQLVGSGPLDAGNSSGGGALARGMAGRGSMGGLMGGRGANAGGMLPGAGGARGEGAEDEVHVNRLPTIDQRLFHVEDKTSSPVIGL
- a CDS encoding ESX secretion-associated protein EspG — protein: MTAVAEPDTVHFGLVELDLLAAHAGVPVPFPLRVPSFGRLAGERDVLLATAGEALALRGLADDRGPVGVAAEVVTALREQRGTLDLVLAGETGTTAVAALVYRSSVLVFRQEPGDTRRLGVRRFADAALVAELLKLVPDLAAPVTMPITLPASAVTAVTGLPAEIGEQEMRELFRDHGADPAALDNLVGLLVPLTGRGQLGATRAGRRTGPELSWLDGPKGRVRVDPAADGWLSVNPLRRAAVRSALEELATIVRSPR
- a CDS encoding YbaB/EbfC family nucleoid-associated protein; the protein is MSEGNTMDPARWLADYQSDLERLDATARAVESNLRQVGGAASSPRGEVSVSVGVSGALEGLRLTAAARSLDADQLAQLILATAREAQRVAGAQVVEIMTEYTGEGPALDLIRRNLAAAEEPAGTPAPVDDDDYFFSTPPEISR
- a CDS encoding type VII secretion target: MNPVLVDPDRIRAHASTADGVAAEVSTVAAALPGGLDSAAFGTFTQFLTEGLREVLDRTAGAISHASAAVDSMSTRLGQAADGYQSTDGDGVTRVRAAEN
- a CDS encoding epoxide hydrolase family protein — encoded protein: MTPEIHPFSIDIPQDRLDDLAARLAATRWPAELPGVGWSRGVPVAYLTDLAEYWRTGFDWRAQEAALNAHPQFVTTIDGQRLHFLHVRSPEPDATPLVLLHGWPGGVTDFLDVIGPLSDPRAHGGDPADAFHLVIPSLPGFGFSTPLAGPGMNAAKMASLFPPLMAALGYERYGVQGYDTGSWVGPEIGKQDPEHVIGVHLNAMIAFPIGAEGELDDLPEADQRRWQAMQEFNDGYLQCNSKRPQTVAYGLHDSPAGQLAWIVEKFKELTMPEEALPEECVDRDRMLATISLYWFTGTAGSAAQIYYEELAAQDWSGGSGEWTAEPAPRVPTGVLVSAHDVTIRRWAERDHHIVHWTDLGHGGHFLAMEAPAALVDDVRVFFRKVR
- a CDS encoding YafY family protein codes for the protein MLETSARLLKLLSLLQAHRDWRGTDLAERLGVSTRTVRRDVERLRELGYPVHALQGTPGYRLGAGAALPPLLLDDDEAVAVAVGLRTATSSSVNGIEETALRALTKLEQVLPARLRHRVNTVQTATVRAGVAPGPRVSADALMTIADACRRHERLRFDYTSARGSASRRNAEPYSLVNFGRHWYLVAFDVDREDWRTFRVDRLVPKTPGGPRFTPRELPYEDVATYLSHQLSARAWPCQATVTLHESADAVADRVWPGMGALEAVDERSCLLHLGAETVPDLVWMITSVHADFTLVSGPPELAVEFRRQAGRCLSALASVEPEV
- a CDS encoding NtaA/DmoA family FMN-dependent monooxygenase (This protein belongs to a clade of FMN-dependent monooxygenases, within a broader family of flavin-dependent oxidoreductases, the luciferase-like monooxygenase (LMM) family, some of whose members use coenzyme F420 rather than FMN.), whose product is MTNSTKQIHLAAHFPGVNNTTVWSDPEAGSHIEFDSFRRFARTAEDAKFDFLFLAEGLRLREQNGRIYDLDVVGRPDTFAVLAALSGVTDRLGLAGTINSTFNEPYEVARQFATLDHLSGGRAAWNVVTSWDAFTGENFRRGGFLAEADRYSRAERFLRTTWLLFDSWRGDEILADKETGRFLAEPGAGAFDHHDEHFALSGHFTVPRSPQGSPVIFQAGDSDEGREFAAATADAIFSRHGTLEAGQKFYADVKGRLAKYGREPGQLKVLPAATFVLGDTDADALEQAAVVRRRQVSGQTAIKLLEQVWNRDLSAYDPDGPLPEVDPLVGEHTVARGRASVRMHRDPLATAKEWRALAEAKKLSIRDLMIEVSSRQTFVGAPETVARSINDLTQRDAADGFILVPHLTPGGLDGFARTVVPILQEWGVFRTEYAGSTLRSHLGLD